From Deltaproteobacteria bacterium, one genomic window encodes:
- a CDS encoding START domain-containing protein, whose product MNNILYRLFLQFCIIILIASSLSAPRKAGADVGWKKIKSKNGIKIFSRKVEGSSLLAFKGMATVNTSIGTLINVINDKPRHKEWVTRLAESDTVRLFTPLESIEYTHVYGIWPIADRDVVFHSKAIINQVKGEVVLLMHSVTDSAMPERDGIVRAELMESKYVLTILDDNKTSIEAEFHGDPKGWVPAWIANFFQRRWPFTTLKSLKEQAEKLEKEKVYPVYNSLFEYYLPLAEKYKDRKARLKEY is encoded by the coding sequence ATGAATAATATTTTATACAGACTGTTCCTGCAATTTTGCATTATCATACTTATTGCATCTTCCCTTTCCGCTCCCCGGAAAGCAGGAGCCGATGTGGGCTGGAAAAAGATTAAAAGCAAGAATGGCATAAAAATATTCAGCCGAAAAGTGGAAGGAAGTTCTCTCCTTGCCTTTAAAGGCATGGCAACGGTGAATACCTCTATAGGCACGTTAATCAATGTCATTAATGACAAGCCCCGTCATAAGGAATGGGTCACGCGCCTGGCCGAATCGGATACGGTACGATTATTTACTCCCCTTGAAAGCATCGAGTATACCCACGTTTACGGCATCTGGCCAATTGCCGACAGGGACGTTGTTTTCCACAGCAAAGCAATCATCAATCAAGTGAAGGGAGAAGTGGTCCTTCTTATGCATTCCGTTACGGATTCCGCCATGCCGGAACGAGACGGGATAGTGAGAGCGGAATTAATGGAAAGCAAATATGTCCTGACCATCCTTGATGATAACAAGACATCAATTGAAGCCGAGTTTCATGGTGACCCCAAAGGCTGGGTTCCTGCATGGATAGCTAATTTTTTTCAGCGACGCTGGCCCTTTACCACACTCAAGAGCCTTAAAGAACAGGCAGAAAAACTTGAAAAAGAGAAGGTCTATCCCGTCTATAACTCTCTTTTCGAATATTACCTTCCGCTGGCGGAAAAGTATAAAGACAGAAAAGCCCGGTTAAAAGAATATTGA
- a CDS encoding class I SAM-dependent methyltransferase: protein MKKWDTVYSQSDEEGLRPPSASLVKFLHRLPRGKALDLACGTGRNALFLAGKGFDVDAVDNSSVAIEKSRAFAEEAGLKINFICADLTSYKINPQTYDLIICYYYLDRSLAPQIIKGLKKGGALLFETYTEMQKSIGPPSNADYLLGMNELPHLFRELQAHHYREGIFTENNRRKGIATLIARRRA from the coding sequence ATGAAGAAATGGGACACTGTCTATTCTCAATCTGATGAAGAAGGCCTAAGACCCCCTTCGGCATCACTGGTAAAATTCCTTCATCGCCTGCCACGGGGCAAGGCCCTCGACCTTGCCTGCGGCACGGGAAGAAACGCCCTCTTTCTCGCAGGCAAGGGATTTGACGTGGACGCCGTAGACAACTCATCAGTGGCTATTGAAAAAAGCCGGGCTTTTGCAGAAGAAGCAGGATTAAAAATTAATTTTATCTGCGCCGACCTTACCTCCTATAAAATCAATCCTCAAACATATGATCTCATTATATGTTATTACTATCTCGACAGGTCGCTTGCTCCCCAAATTATTAAGGGACTGAAGAAAGGAGGTGCTCTTCTCTTTGAAACCTATACGGAAATGCAAAAATCGATAGGTCCTCCCTCAAATGCCGATTACCTTCTGGGTATGAATGAATTGCCCCACCTCTTCAGGGAGCTTCAGGCCCATCATTACAGGGAAGGAATTTTCACTGAAAACAACAGGAGAAAGGGAATAGCCACACTCATTGCCAGACGGCGCGCTTGA
- a CDS encoding Mut7-C ubiquitin/RNAse domain-containing protein, with protein MNLFVSIMARLSEFEFFSSLRYFLPEEFKNGTLEYPFNGSPSVKDAIEALGAPHTEVAFIICNGRPVDFTFQLKGGENIAVYPYHHRRGKTEKPISPLMPPKRPSFIADVHLGRLARFMRVAGFDTLYEKEDPGDETIAAVASKESRIVLTRDVGLLKRSVVHYGYILRSSSSRLQFSEVVERYSLKPIFRPFGRCVHCNGLIGKIKKKEIESSLPEGIRRDFDKFFICSECSHVYWEGSHYKRISDMLKHV; from the coding sequence ATGAATCTGTTTGTGAGCATAATGGCCAGGCTGTCTGAATTTGAATTTTTCAGCTCTCTCAGGTATTTTCTGCCCGAAGAGTTTAAGAATGGAACCCTTGAATACCCTTTCAATGGCTCACCATCGGTGAAAGATGCCATTGAAGCCCTTGGCGCTCCCCATACGGAAGTCGCTTTTATCATCTGCAACGGCAGGCCGGTGGATTTTACATTCCAGCTTAAGGGAGGAGAGAATATTGCTGTTTATCCCTACCATCATCGCCGTGGCAAAACTGAAAAACCGATCTCTCCTCTCATGCCGCCGAAGCGTCCCTCTTTTATTGCCGATGTGCACCTGGGGAGACTTGCAAGGTTTATGAGAGTTGCCGGTTTCGATACCCTCTATGAAAAAGAAGATCCGGGAGATGAAACTATTGCCGCCGTTGCTTCAAAAGAAAGCCGCATAGTCCTGACGAGAGATGTGGGCCTGCTGAAGAGGTCGGTCGTACACTACGGCTATATTTTGAGAAGTTCAAGCTCAAGACTGCAATTTAGTGAAGTCGTTGAGCGATATTCCTTAAAACCGATTTTCAGACCTTTCGGCAGGTGCGTGCATTGCAACGGCCTTATCGGAAAGATTAAAAAGAAAGAAATCGAAAGCTCACTTCCTGAAGGAATCAGGCGTGATTTTGATAAGTTTTTCATTTGTTCAGAGTGCAGCCATGTTTATTGGGAGGGGAGCCACTACAAGCGGATCAGCGACATGCTTAAGCATGTATGA